The following DNA comes from Peromyscus leucopus breed LL Stock chromosome 2, UCI_PerLeu_2.1, whole genome shotgun sequence.
GGAATTGTTTTATTGGGTTTCTTAAGTTCTCCTATAATGGATAAAGAGAAGCATcattctttgtttaaaaatgtgtatcttaaatttatctttaaaattgttcacgtgttgccaggcagtggtggctcacacctttaatactagtactcaggaggggaaggcaggcggatctttgtgagtttgaggccagcaaaggctccaaagccacacagagaaaccttgtctcaaaaaaccaaacaaaaaaattgttcatGTGTCAAATTTTGGACCTTGTTCTTTCTGTCTACTCTATagccatctttctctctcccctcccccttctctctctctctctctctctctctctctctctctctctatatatatatatatatatatatatatatatatatatctgtcacacacacacacacacacacacacacacacacagagtcaaactTTTGCACACTGATCCTCTTCTGAAGACACTAGAGTATGGGCTCATGATTCTTGTTCCATTTGTACCCTTCCTTCATCTCCAGGCTCCTCAAGTGGAAAATAAGCTCTGTGTTCAGAGCGTAGGAACAGAAGGTGAGCAGAAACTTCATGAGatttaaccccccccccactctttaCTGTCATCTGTTTGAAAGAGATTCTACATTATTCAAGATGCTGTAAGCAGTGTTCTAGATCTTTTATGGCAGAGAAAGCTACCTAAACATGAAACATCTCTAGCACAAAAACAACAATGTGAAACTGGGTTCAAGTAGAAGCTGGAAATAACCTCTTTTGAGATagtggagaagagagggaaagaggagagaaagagagggagggaggaaggggaagagagagagggagggagagagagagggagaagaagagggagagagagagacattcatcaacaaaaggaaaaaattaataagaaaacatAATCGCAAAAATAGTAAAGAACCTAAATAACTAGCAAAGAACCTGAATGCACTATGGTCACTACACCAGCACAATCAGGTTTTCCTGAATTCATTTCCAAGGGGCAACTATTTCCACAACCTGAGCATTTACAcattaatagaaagaaaactagatTCACTGGGAGTGTCAAATATATGGtcccagaaaagaaagaagaaaaggggagattGTTCAATAAAAGACAAGTTTTGCCATGAAAGTAATCGCTTGATTTCCATAAACACATTGGGAAAGTCAAGGAAGATAGTTGAATCCTTTAAATTCAAAATACAATGAAAGATGTTCATTTCATACATGCACTGTATCAGCCATGAACtgattcccaccccctccccagaggATTGATAATTACCTGCTACGAATGTAAAGCATCCCCCGCCAGAAAATGCAAAGTATCCTTGGAAGAAGGCTTCTGTTATCTGGGAGATCTCTGGAAACTCAGCATCGAAAGCATTCTGAAGTCTTCCCACagtctccttcttcccttttacCAACATGAACACCCCACTGAGGGAAATGAAGCCCAGTAAGCCCATCTTCAGCACGGTGCTCACTGTCTGAAGCCATGACAGCTCTTTCACACCACGAGAATTCAGAATTCCCACAATCCACAGCACTGCTAGGGCCAGACATTTCTTTGGTAGATTCGGAGAAGAACAGCTGGGATAGAAAGGCTGAATGCCATACTCGGCGAGTAACAGTGCTTGACTGGCAGTTAGCCCTGGGCCCAGAAACAAGGAGGTCCAAAGATTCAAGAAGGCCATGAAAGGACCAAAGCATCTCCTGATGAAATAGTAGTGAGCCCCACTGTATGGGAAGGCTATTCCGATCTCTGCATAGCAGAGAGCGCTGGTCATGGACAGCACCGCACAGGCAGCCCAAATACACAAGGAGACTCCTACATTCATGCAAGAGTACTCCAGCACCCCCTTGGGGGACACAAAAATTCCTGCGccaattatattaataattagaAAATTGACCCCCCAGAAATATCCAAGGTCTCTCTTGAGCTTTATTTGCTTTCCTTTATCCATTATAATTGAAAAAATTAATTCTATCTAAATTATAATCTCTAAATATGTCTCAATGTACTACTGTAAGAGATGTTCATGGActctctgaaattttaaaatcacgTAGCCCATCTGTTTCATTTTCCTCAGACTGGGCTACTTTTAATAATTAGCAAAGTATTTGTGACAcagttaagtgaaataaaatagattacCTATAAGGGCTTAATTTAACTTGTCTTTTAATTATTATCAAAATAGGACATTCAATTGCAAAAGAAAGGAACTTCAAAGAAGACAGGCTGCGATTACAGTGTGAAGCTCAGCCCAAACTCCCAAGGCTAGAACACTGTTCCTACCTGTAAAACCTCTCAGCTCTTAGAAAATACTCCAACTGAAGGGCATAAGTTAACTGTTCTGACTCCGAGACGGCTCAGTGGGGAAATTCCTGTCTACAGGTCATTAGTCTGAAGCCACCAGCTGTGGTTGTTTAAAACAATTTTCTATGTTGAGAGTGGTatttgggaaaaacaaaactccaTAATGGACTCTCTTGAGAAGATGTCCACAGGACCTCCAAAAAGACCTGACATACCCCTGACAGCTACGTGACTGTTCAGGGTCATGACAATGTCCAGGAAATATCAGAAAGAATTCCATACACAGCACAATTCTCCCGGCTGATGAGGAAAAATGGATATtcctagagaaagaaaaactaagtCATTCATGACCAGCAGATCTGTCCTAACTGGCCTCCAGCAGACTAAAAGACATGAGATAATAACTCAAATTAACATGAAAAAATAGCCTATCAAATCAGCtgtacagaaaatatttaaaaagaaatatggatgtaatttttaaaactattttgttttcCCATCTGATTAGAAGGCTTATGTTGATGGTCTTCTTCTGCTCAAAATTACAAACTGAGATGTAGGATAATGAAAAGTTgttcacaaaagttatacagtAAATTATACTTTAGCAGCATCCAGGCACAGaagattttatagaaaatatatcttttggtaaaaagttttaaaagtcaacaataaaatgattttttaaattgaaatgccCAGCTCCATAAACCTATAGATCATTAAGGAAATAAAGctgattgtttttaaaagaacgCTATGCCAGAAACATATTTGAACACTTTTGTATCTTTctacaatgtcagaatttattgaatggTAATAAATTCACAAGGTTCAGCAGTTTCACAGACACTTTGTTATATAATTCCACCTACATTGGTAGATTGGCCAACATGAAAGCAAgctttcttatttcattcttaattacaaatattAACTTTCATATCACACAGTATACtctaaatatatctgtgcatatatatatatatatgtatatatacacacacacattttaaagaatgagTACAAGTTCAAGAAAGAACTTGATAAGAGTTCAAATATTTCTGATTTAGGCTGAGAGAGTCTATATTGATAAGATAATGAACCAGATTATTGTCTTGGGGGAGCTGTTTCTGGAGCTGTTTGAGTTGCAATTTTAAGAAGTCCATATGTAAGGTTAAAGACCAAGACAGGGTCTGGGATCAGGAAATGGAAAGTTCAAGCCCAAGTTCAAGGTATAGATGGGCAGGCAGTTGAATAGGTCACATCAGAAGCAAGGATGGAAGCTGAGTCAAAGCTCTGAGGACAGTTGTGGAATCTTCTGCTTGGAGGCTCATGATGTACATAGCAGGTATCAACTGATACACTGGTGTGGGACCATGCCATAGCAAATTAGATGTCCATCACATTATGGGGTCCAAGTGAAggaattacatcatttccttggTTTAACATGGTCTGATAAGTTTAGGGAACTGGTTTCTCTGATATAATTTTAACATACCCATATACCCTACAGTAAGTGTCTCTTCACCTTGATAAATTATAgggttgtagatgaatttctaagtggtctaattaaataaaaaacattgagccaaatacaggggtgaaagccatagagatcagggaaatgggaatagtcaccagccaaccttacctcaccagctctgcagcttccaagtgTGAGCTACTTTCTGTCTTAACCTCGTCTTTATTGCCTTGATGTTCTGCCCTCCCACTGGCTATCTTAgtccagccacctcacttccttgtcacttcctgtctgtacaggcctccaggtctctatggttggtactggaattaaaggcatgtgtcactacgcTTGGCTCATTTCtctggtgtggccttgaacacacagagacctatcgGATTAAGGGCccatgctaccactgcctgacttctatatttactTAATATGGTTTGCTATTTctgctgatctccaggcaaactttattaaagcacaaataaagcaTCACCACATAGGGTGGCTCCTTTCTATTTCCAAAAATAACTTATGTATCAGTCTGTGCTCAGTGGGTGGTGCTTGACAGATATTTAGCTTCTCGGTCCATCCAGGGGCTGCGATCATCTTTCTTCCTTAAGACAGAGTCAAAGTAAAACACAGTCTCCCGGGCCAAGGCACAGCCTAAACAtccaatgttttcctttttcttttttttttttttttcacaatttggagtaaattagatttcaacaattatctttgcttttttgttaAGAGATATAATACTATTAAAAGCACGGTCATCATTAacaataatttgatttttaaagttaatcatAAGTAccatcaaacattttaaaattcacattgttTTTTAGATAGAGTCTTAAGAGCAGTTTACCCAGTCATTTCTTTCCAGTGTGTATTATCCTCCATGATAAAATATAGGCTAAGTGAACCATAAGTCATAAATCATATGATACAAGTATTAATGAGTTGATAAGCCTGTAAATTATATAAGCAGAGCTCAATTTGAAATCAAAAGTCGAATGAAACATAGTAATTAAGACAGTGTGAGCAGTTGTGTTTGACAAGACTGTGAGCCCAATACTCAGGACATGCAAGTATACAGAGGCCAAGGCTAACCTGTGCTACATAATAACTTTGAAACCAGGCTGTCTTCCAATTCACaatttctctgcctctgtctttaacAAATATGGAATACCCAGCGTCTAGGAGCTTAGCTACATTCAGCGTAGGATTATTTGAGGGAgaaaaatctacgtacactatgttctcatatctgtcaactttattcctctaagacaaaattctatcaattcagctatagctccACTAGGCATTCAAGGTAGGAATAACTCTAGACACACCAAGCTACATAtctctctactttatttctctgagatgaaatcctgtctccataactacagttctgtccagttccctagctcatagtccagCTAACAACTAACTCTTATGCTTtcagcctcatcttcgtcctctgtatcctctttctccatctctgctgctctctactcctggcactcagaaaactctacccaagatctgttctcttttctcttgccATGACATTCTGACTGTTTCTCAGTCAGAATGGGCAcacagttctctgcctcctcaggaatgagAACAAAACcctcttttgttctgagtcaattgctctggagaaccactaggcctcctcaaggcgAGGGGATGGTCTgtgcttcattagcacaagaaagaaagctatgcctctcctgccagcttgtctcctaagctcagcagggcagttagtaacttagtaggttcagcagatctggggagctgaactgtttgccaattgGTCTGGGCACCCAAGGAtctcatagcagaagacagctggaatattaaaggctgagtagcaccaaatattcataataaatggctttgccttttgacagaacTTTGGCTGGTCAAAGTTTAGCTTTaacacacagctgaatctctataatatattcatGTGGCCTGCAAGAAACAAAGACTTTTTTTCTTAGAAGGAATTTGAAGTTATTCTGGTAAAGGCTAAAGACAAAAGAAGACTCCAAAAAATGCAAAGCTTGTTTGAGACCAGAATGTTAACTAAAatgtagacacatacacaaaaatcatTCTGGGATTCAAGATGGCAGCAGCTGCCAGCACCACTGTGCTGAGGTGCTGCTCTGAGGAGTTGGACAGACCCATGGAAGCTTAGGCTGGGCTGCAGTGCTGCCCACAGGCTGCAAGCAGGCTGGCCCTGCTGGGGTGCCAGCAGGGTGGCTGGCAATGGCACGGTGGTGTAGAGCAGCTTGGAGCTCCCACAGGTCCTGCCCTGGGACACAATGCCAACCTCACTGACTCTGAACAAGAAGAAGATATAGGAGACGAAAAAtggctgtatttttttaattaactctCCTTGAATGACTTCTGTGGTTCCTGCTGCCATTGAAGGTCTTATTGATGTCTATGGTCCTTGTTTCCACTGGAGGCCATGCTAATGTCCACGATGGTTCATGGTGCCAGTTGGGGATCATGTGGATATCCATGAACTGAGCTGCCACCAGAAACCATACTGAAGTCCTGTATCCAACACGCTGTCTGAGACCGTGTTTTAGTCCATGATCCATGCTACTGACAGCCGCtatgggcaaggaagcttcttttccAATGACTTCAGACAcataactgagaatgagagacattagAAACCTCTGTGACAATCTCCTCCtctcaaaaaaaatgagaagtaaaCATAATAggggtgcattgtatgaaattcccaaatcattaatataaaatattatgttgagGACAAAAATCATTCTCAAGAGGTCTCATACACAATTGGCTAGCAAGATTTTGGAAACTGGAATAATCATCTTCTTTGCTATAAAGTTGCAAATTACTTGATTACATTGTATCCACCTTGTCCTAGGACAATATGGAAATTGTCCACCTGCCCCATGACCCGAAAGGCTAAgtcttgaggatcagaggatatATTCCAAAGATCTGAGTGATGATACCAGGGGCTTCTGAGCTCACAAGTAGTACAAATGAAGagattctcatttttattattaaaccaAGCAAAACATATTaaacagttaaacaaatatagtACAACGAGAGATATACCTGTGTTATGTCTTATCACCTTTGGTCAtgtgaaacaaaaacaagaatctTCATCCCAAGTATTTCACTTTCCTATAAGAGATAGTGCAGACATGCTAGTGCATTCCTGCCATGTCCTTGCTCTTAAGTGTATTAATTTATCATTGTTTCTAAAGTCCACTTTGTGAGAACATTCTGTATTCTATCCCATCCACAGTTCACAGCTttcacaggctcccacaggaacTGATCAGGTTAAGAGGGACTCTAAGAAGCGATGAATAGGGATACcactagaaaaaaatgtaaagctgAGAAACCATTAAACTTTCCATGGAAGtactttcagtttgtttgtttgtttattcctaGCTTGTTGGTTTCATTAACAGCCTAGTATTATATAACATCTGATGGCCTCATTCTTGGTATGAAGACCAGGCTAAAAACCTGTAGAaatcttcccacctctgcttcccaaatgctga
Coding sequences within:
- the LOC114704105 gene encoding solute carrier family 7 member 13-like; this translates as MDKGKQIKLKRDLGYFWGVNFLIINIIGAGIFVSPKGVLEYSCMNVGVSLCIWAACAVLSMTSALCYAEIGIAFPYSGAHYYFIRRCFGPFMAFLNLWTSLFLGPGLTASQALLLAEYGIQPFYPSCSSPNLPKKCLALAVLWIVGILNSRGVKELSWLQTVSTVLKMGLLGFISLSGVFMLVKGKKETVGRLQNAFDAEFPEISQITEAFFQGYFAFSGGGCFTFVAGELKKPNKTIPRCIFTALPLITVVYLLANISYLTVLTPREILSTDAVAVTWTDRVFPQLTWTVPFAISASLFSNLVINVLESARVSYIAGDQGQLPLMFSTLNVHSSPFIAVLLNVSMGSIAVVLTNLIELINYLYFMDSIWTMLSMIGILKLRYQEPNLHRPYKVFLPFTVITMAISLCLVLIPLVKSPKMHYIYVLLFLLSGLLFYVPLIHFKVKLVWFEKLTCYLQLLFNICIPDVSDKQTSSF